The window AAGAACTACTCAGTGGTAAAAAAGTCAATGACGATGGCTTACTCGATGCACTCAAAGACACCCCACGTATTTTAGCGAGAGAATGGCGCAAACTGGTCTATATTCTGCCAAAAGCGATCGGCTTATTCTTACTTTTGTTAATTCCAGCGCTAGGACAAACTGTTGCACCGTTTTTATGGTTCATTTTCACTGCATGGATGTTAGCTATTCAGTACGCTGACTACCCATTCGACAACCATAAAATCAAGTTTGACGATATGAGAAATAATTTGAAACAAAAACAAGGTAAGAGCTACAGCTTCGGCGCACTTGTTTCTGTGTTTACTACCATTCCAGTTTTAAACCTGATTGTGATGCCAGTTGCCGTCTGCGGCGCTACTGCAATGTGGGTTGCAGAGTTTAAAGACCAAGCCCTACGCTCTCGTCTATAGTTTTACAGCCTGCTCTAACAACGCCTATCTTTTTGACGTTCTGATTTCAATAAAGATAGGCGTGAATCCTGCTACATCTCTATATGATATAACTTTTTAATCCTTTTACCTTTTTTTCAACTTGTTTAATCTAAATTCAAGCTAAACAAACATCGAAAGACACTAGACGGTAAATTGGTAGATATACTACGTTTAGTTCTGTCATTAAATGAAGGAATATCGCATGAGCAAGATCTACGAAGACAACACCCTAACGATTGGTAACACACCTCTAGTCCGCCTAAACAAAGTAAGCAAAGGTAACGTCCTAGCTAAGATCGAAGCTCGTAACCCAAGCTTCAGCGTTAAGTGTCGTATCGGTTCAAACATGATTTGGGAAGCAGAAAAAGCAGGTACGCTTAAGCCAGGTATCGAGCTTGTTGAGCCTACCAGTGGTAACACAGGTGTTGCTCTTGCATTCGTTGCTGCAGCGCGCGGCTAC is drawn from Vibrio sp. SNU_ST1 and contains these coding sequences:
- the cysZ gene encoding sulfate transporter CysZ, with translation MTIESVPRSGFGYFIFGIKIALSPSIRKFVLLPLIANVLLVGGALFYIFSNLNTWIEGWIGALPSFLSWLSYILWPLLVLTVLATFSYFFSTLANFIAAPFNGLLAEKVEELLSGKKVNDDGLLDALKDTPRILAREWRKLVYILPKAIGLFLLLLIPALGQTVAPFLWFIFTAWMLAIQYADYPFDNHKIKFDDMRNNLKQKQGKSYSFGALVSVFTTIPVLNLIVMPVAVCGATAMWVAEFKDQALRSRL